The following proteins are co-located in the Pedobacter sp. FW305-3-2-15-E-R2A2 genome:
- a CDS encoding GIY-YIG nuclease family protein encodes MKKFVYIVTDRNRKSLHVGMSSDLIKTLDFYKQMPSLFFDCGEQLTRLVYFEEFKTEAQALSRFKVISRFTRMQKERMVRACNPDWIDLTIGLDFEHIISSKKLMNQVNLPFILS; translated from the coding sequence ATGAAGAAATTTGTATATATCGTAACTGATAGAAACCGCAAGAGTTTACATGTTGGAATGAGTTCTGATTTAATTAAGACGCTTGATTTTTATAAGCAGATGCCTAGTTTATTTTTTGATTGCGGCGAGCAGCTGACCAGATTGGTTTATTTCGAAGAGTTCAAGACTGAAGCGCAGGCATTGAGCAGATTTAAAGTCATCAGCAGATTTACCAGGATGCAGAAGGAGCGGATGGTAAGGGCTTGTAATCCGGATTGGATTGATCTGACGATCGGATTGGATTTTGAACATATCATCAGCAGTAAGAAACTGATGAACCAGGTGAATCTTCCCTTTATTCTATCATAG
- a CDS encoding basic secretory protein-like protein, which yields MIILLVSATAVRAQVFGQNIVRYKNEKFKVLQTPHFEIYYYLKNEKLIKKFAQDAETWYKMHQEIFRDTFLRKNPIILYNNHPDFQTTTALSGEIGIGTGGVTEAFKNRVIMPVMELNNQTRHVLGHELVHAFQYHTLLEKDSIGLESISQTPLWMVEGMAEYLSIGKVDAFTSMWMRDALLNRDIPSLKDLTNSNKYFPYRYGQAFWTFVGSVYGDTTIVPLFKATAKYGYENGLRYTFGYDDRTLSGLWKNAIEAHYRPMLKPDSSQVKITGTKVIDNKNAGNMNVAPAISPDGQYLAFLSEKDLFGIDLFLAEAKTGKIIRKLSSQVSNSHIDDFNFLESAGAWSPDSKQFAFSIFSKGRNQLMIIDVATGKVNLRAPMGEVTQFGNLSWAANGDDIAFSGMVEGQSDIFSYNLKTKQVTQITNDNYSDYAPNYAPDGKKIVFSSDRASMSQNANTAVHPINLTVYDIESKTLTDVPVFAGANNLNAQFSGDSKRIFFLSNRDGFRNMYEYNLSDQKVKQLTDYFTGISGITEFSPAMSVSRNDDIVYSYYRSQRYTLYNAPLSNFRSKVVDANEVNFDAAVLPPMENLGVDIVNSNLANFERFEKTTTDSMRLVPYKPKFKLDYLANSGGVGVSTSRFGTGVQGGISGRFSDILGKNQIIANLAINGEIYDFGGLVGYINQSSRINWGAAISHSPYVSGFRDVVAEQLDGRNGKVNVFNDRTNIIRTFEEQAQVFGAYPFNKVHRFELGGAFSRYSYRVDRFSNYYEDLGGGISGGYLGSDKSKVPTAQASRELGFSLNSFTIMQANASFVGDNSIMGITSPLDGFRYRVGVEQYFGDYKFYALSLDARKYVRLKPFTIAARTFNYMRIGKDGERLYPLFIGYPYFIRGYEANSFYKSRNSTSGDFDINQLSGNKVAVFNFEVRLPFTGPKKLAQIPSKFLFTDLNFFFDAGLAWNQGNKIVFKSQPTYTTQPGIDAQGNPKVDAAGEPILEQVTNERVPAISFGVSLRVNVFGYFVLEPYYAFPLQRKDVKAGVFGLTFAPGW from the coding sequence TTGATTATTCTCCTCGTATCTGCAACTGCTGTCCGTGCCCAGGTTTTCGGACAAAACATTGTCAGGTATAAGAATGAGAAATTCAAAGTCTTGCAAACACCTCATTTTGAGATCTATTATTATCTTAAAAATGAGAAACTAATCAAGAAGTTTGCACAGGATGCAGAGACCTGGTACAAAATGCATCAGGAAATTTTCAGAGATACCTTTTTAAGAAAGAACCCAATCATTCTGTACAATAATCACCCGGATTTCCAGACCACAACGGCCCTGAGCGGAGAAATCGGGATTGGTACAGGTGGGGTAACAGAAGCCTTCAAAAATAGGGTAATCATGCCGGTTATGGAACTGAACAACCAAACCCGACATGTGTTGGGACATGAGCTCGTTCACGCCTTTCAATACCATACTTTACTCGAAAAGGATTCTATCGGACTGGAAAGCATTAGCCAGACCCCATTGTGGATGGTCGAAGGGATGGCAGAATACCTTTCCATAGGAAAAGTAGATGCTTTTACCTCCATGTGGATGAGAGATGCACTCCTCAACAGAGATATCCCCTCTTTAAAAGACCTGACCAATTCCAACAAATACTTTCCTTACCGATATGGACAAGCCTTCTGGACCTTTGTAGGTTCCGTTTATGGCGATACCACTATTGTTCCCTTATTCAAGGCCACAGCCAAATACGGTTATGAAAATGGATTGAGATATACCTTCGGATATGATGACCGCACGCTTTCAGGTCTATGGAAAAACGCGATTGAAGCCCATTACCGTCCGATGTTAAAGCCGGACAGCTCACAGGTAAAAATTACAGGAACCAAAGTGATAGACAATAAAAATGCAGGAAATATGAATGTGGCCCCGGCAATCAGCCCGGATGGTCAATACCTCGCCTTTTTATCGGAGAAAGACCTCTTTGGAATCGATCTCTTCCTCGCGGAAGCAAAGACGGGAAAGATCATCCGAAAGCTCAGCAGTCAGGTCTCCAACTCCCATATCGACGATTTTAACTTCCTGGAATCTGCAGGCGCCTGGTCGCCGGACAGTAAACAATTTGCTTTCAGTATCTTCAGCAAAGGAAGAAACCAGTTGATGATCATTGATGTGGCGACAGGAAAGGTAAACCTTCGTGCGCCAATGGGCGAAGTAACTCAGTTTGGAAACTTGTCATGGGCCGCCAATGGCGATGACATTGCCTTTTCCGGTATGGTGGAAGGCCAGAGTGACATCTTCTCTTACAACCTAAAAACAAAACAGGTGACTCAGATTACCAACGACAATTATTCTGATTATGCGCCGAATTATGCTCCGGATGGAAAGAAGATCGTCTTCTCTTCTGATAGGGCTTCGATGTCTCAAAATGCCAATACCGCCGTTCATCCGATCAACCTGACGGTCTATGATATCGAAAGTAAAACCCTGACTGATGTCCCGGTATTTGCTGGTGCGAACAATTTAAATGCACAGTTCTCCGGCGATAGCAAAAGGATTTTCTTCCTTTCCAACAGAGATGGTTTCAGAAACATGTATGAGTATAACCTTTCTGATCAAAAGGTAAAACAGCTGACAGACTATTTTACAGGGATCAGCGGGATCACGGAATTCTCACCGGCAATGTCCGTTTCCAGAAATGACGATATTGTGTACAGTTATTACCGTTCACAACGCTATACCTTATACAACGCTCCACTGAGCAACTTCAGGTCAAAAGTCGTAGATGCAAACGAGGTGAATTTTGATGCTGCAGTCCTCCCTCCTATGGAGAACCTGGGTGTGGACATCGTCAACTCCAACCTTGCGAATTTTGAACGTTTTGAAAAAACAACAACAGACTCCATGAGACTGGTTCCTTACAAACCTAAGTTCAAACTGGATTATCTGGCCAATAGTGGTGGAGTAGGTGTTTCTACAAGTCGTTTTGGTACAGGTGTGCAAGGTGGTATTTCCGGACGTTTCAGTGATATTCTTGGGAAGAATCAAATCATTGCGAACCTTGCCATCAATGGGGAGATCTATGATTTCGGTGGTTTGGTAGGTTACATTAACCAGTCGAGCAGAATCAATTGGGGCGCAGCCATTTCCCATTCCCCATATGTATCAGGTTTCAGAGATGTAGTGGCTGAACAACTGGATGGCCGCAACGGAAAAGTTAACGTATTCAATGACCGCACAAATATCATCCGTACTTTTGAAGAGCAAGCGCAGGTATTTGGTGCTTATCCATTTAATAAAGTACACCGCTTTGAATTGGGTGGTGCTTTCTCCCGCTATAGCTATCGCGTAGACCGCTTCAGCAATTATTATGAAGACCTTGGTGGCGGCATCAGCGGAGGTTATCTTGGATCAGATAAAAGTAAAGTTCCTACTGCACAAGCTTCCAGAGAGCTGGGTTTTTCACTGAATTCATTTACAATTATGCAGGCCAATGCCTCCTTTGTTGGCGACAACTCCATTATGGGTATTACCTCTCCTCTGGATGGATTCAGGTACCGTGTGGGTGTAGAGCAATATTTTGGTGATTATAAATTTTACGCCCTATCTCTGGATGCCAGAAAGTATGTTCGCCTGAAACCATTTACCATTGCTGCCAGAACTTTCAACTACATGAGAATCGGTAAAGATGGAGAAAGACTTTATCCTTTATTTATCGGGTATCCTTATTTCATCAGAGGTTATGAAGCGAATTCATTCTATAAAAGCCGTAATTCCACGAGTGGAGATTTTGACATTAACCAATTGTCAGGAAATAAAGTGGCCGTTTTCAATTTTGAAGTCCGTCTGCCTTTTACAGGTCCTAAGAAGTTAGCGCAAATCCCTTCTAAGTTCCTGTTTACAGACCTTAACTTTTTCTTTGATGCAGGATTAGCCTGGAATCAAGGCAATAAGATCGTATTTAAAAGTCAGCCAACCTACACTACTCAACCTGGAATAGATGCCCAGGGAAATCCGAAAGTAGATGCGGCAGGCGAGCCCATTCTGGAACAGGTAACCAATGAGCGCGTCCCTGCGATCAGTTTTGGTGTATCCTTAAGGGTCAATGTATTTGGTTATTTTGTACTGGAACCGTATTACGCGTTCCCACTACAACGTAAAGACGTTAAAGCCGGTGTATTTGGGTTAACCTTTGCTCCAGGCTGGTAA
- a CDS encoding 8-amino-7-oxononanoate synthase, whose amino-acid sequence MNKAAQFIQERLQARADNGSLRKLSRLHLPVDFCSNDYLGLSRSTALKERIENLLLQIPDLTTGSGGSRLLSGNHVFTEETEAMIAEFHHAESGLIFNSGYDANVGLISSLAQRGDTIISDELIHASLIDGARLSHASRYTFQHNDLAALEAKLKLATGNIYVLVESVYSMDGDLAPLTAINACCKRYGANLIVDEAHALGIFGKHGKGRVQELGLEQEVFARVVTFGKALGCHGAIVLGSPVLREYLINFARSFIYTTAAPLHTIVSIHAAYQLLSETDHTPIITERITQYTLAMETAGITNTPSESSIQTILYNSGVKAKFAAESLQQKGLDVRPILSPTVPKGSERLRICLHTYNTNEEIQTLISQLVLLKQHE is encoded by the coding sequence ATGAACAAAGCAGCGCAGTTTATACAAGAGCGGTTACAGGCTAGAGCGGATAACGGATCATTGAGAAAACTATCCAGACTCCATTTGCCAGTCGACTTTTGCTCTAACGACTATCTGGGTCTCTCCAGGTCAACCGCACTGAAGGAACGTATAGAAAACCTACTCCTGCAAATTCCCGATCTGACCACCGGCTCGGGTGGCTCCAGGTTACTCAGCGGAAACCATGTCTTTACAGAAGAAACAGAGGCGATGATCGCCGAATTCCACCATGCCGAAAGCGGTTTAATCTTCAACTCCGGTTACGATGCCAATGTTGGCCTGATTTCGAGCCTGGCACAGCGTGGAGACACCATCATCTCTGATGAACTCATTCATGCCAGTCTGATCGACGGAGCCCGCCTGAGCCATGCCAGCAGGTATACCTTCCAACACAATGACCTGGCAGCACTGGAAGCCAAACTGAAACTGGCTACGGGTAATATATATGTGCTCGTAGAAAGTGTTTATTCTATGGATGGTGACCTTGCTCCATTAACAGCCATCAATGCCTGCTGTAAGCGCTACGGTGCAAACCTGATTGTCGATGAAGCACATGCCTTAGGCATTTTCGGAAAGCATGGAAAAGGAAGGGTTCAGGAGCTCGGACTGGAACAGGAAGTATTTGCCAGGGTAGTGACCTTTGGAAAAGCTTTAGGTTGTCACGGGGCAATTGTACTTGGAAGCCCTGTCCTACGCGAATACCTCATTAATTTTGCCAGATCCTTTATCTATACCACCGCTGCACCCCTGCATACCATAGTCAGCATTCATGCCGCCTATCAATTACTCTCAGAAACAGACCATACGCCCATCATTACCGAAAGGATCACACAATATACCCTGGCTATGGAAACTGCTGGAATAACGAATACACCAAGCGAAAGCAGCATCCAAACCATACTTTACAACAGTGGTGTCAAAGCAAAATTTGCGGCAGAAAGCCTTCAGCAAAAAGGACTGGATGTCCGTCCAATATTAAGCCCGACTGTCCCTAAAGGAAGCGAGCGACTAAGGATCTGCCTTCATACTTATAATACCAATGAAGAAATTCAAACCCTGATCAGTCAGCTGGTCTTATTAAAACAACATGAATAA
- a CDS encoding transglycosylase domain-containing protein yields the protein MFKEIRNKYIRYSSIFLFCIIIFFCALQLNFLWLFGYSPSYKDIKAPTLSVGSELYTADGKLIGRYYKENRTPVSFNEIAPSVIKALVATEDVRFYSHMGIDFRSLLSSGLSTATGDKRGASTITQQLAKNLYRTRYNKSQGFIKHIPVVRTIVSKLKEWMTAVKLESNYPKDDIITMYLNTVSFGNNAYGIKTAARVYFDKQTNELEVPESALLVGMLKGTSLYNPIKNPAKALERRNVALAQMNKYNYITAAELNTYKNTPIKLKEGRVDEGSDGDSYLRAAVDKYLEKWADDNDYDLYEDGLKIYTTIDSKLQKYAEEAVAEQMKTIQRRFYSVWGNEDPWEDSEKKKVDYPDRAMRKLPIYALLEKKYSNTPDSVTAYFNKKKKMKIFTWKGDRDTLFSTMDSIRYYGKIMNTGMMTMDPFSGKIKVWVGGIDHKFFKYDHVNQSKRQAGSTFKPFAYLAALQDGMSPCDKFTDKPVKIKYEENGKTEYWEPKNADWNYSYREMSLRWALGKSVNTITAQVTEAVGAENVVKWAHECGIESPLKSVPSVSLGPNDVSVFEMVRAYSTFLNEGVRTEPILVEKITDQDNNIIEEFKAKTKRVLSEEIAWLMLYMLRGGMEEPGGTSQALWEWDLWKNNNQIGGKTGTSSDYVDAWYMGVTKDLVTGVWVGCDERTAHFKNGETGEGSRTALPIFAKFMEKVYHDPSTGYTYGAFPKSKVKITREINCPSPRIRVDTAVSDSLSVDSTALATPAVEEQQQPVLKEEDIIKTEEKKVPEPAKQPVAEVPLTRKEKRELRKKQREEEKEKERIKKEQEKNNQ from the coding sequence ATGTTTAAAGAAATTCGCAATAAATATATCCGTTATTCAAGCATATTCCTGTTTTGCATTATCATCTTCTTTTGCGCGTTGCAACTCAACTTCTTATGGTTATTTGGTTACTCCCCATCCTATAAAGACATTAAAGCCCCGACCCTTAGTGTAGGCTCTGAGCTCTATACTGCTGATGGAAAACTAATCGGCCGTTATTATAAAGAAAACCGGACTCCGGTAAGTTTCAATGAGATTGCGCCCAGCGTCATCAAAGCATTGGTAGCTACAGAAGATGTTCGTTTCTATAGCCATATGGGGATAGATTTCCGCTCTTTGCTTTCCAGCGGACTCTCCACTGCGACCGGCGATAAACGTGGGGCCAGTACCATCACACAACAGCTTGCCAAAAACCTTTACCGTACCAGATACAACAAATCACAGGGGTTTATTAAACATATTCCTGTCGTCCGTACCATTGTCTCCAAATTAAAGGAATGGATGACTGCGGTAAAACTGGAGTCTAACTATCCTAAGGACGATATCATCACCATGTACCTCAATACCGTGTCCTTTGGAAACAATGCCTATGGCATTAAGACTGCTGCAAGGGTTTATTTTGATAAGCAAACCAATGAGCTGGAAGTTCCGGAATCCGCATTACTTGTGGGCATGCTGAAAGGTACAAGCCTTTATAACCCGATAAAGAACCCTGCTAAGGCGCTGGAACGCAGAAATGTGGCCCTGGCTCAGATGAACAAATACAACTACATCACTGCTGCAGAACTGAACACCTATAAAAACACACCTATTAAACTTAAGGAAGGTCGCGTAGATGAAGGAAGTGATGGTGATTCTTACCTTAGAGCGGCTGTAGACAAGTACCTGGAGAAATGGGCTGACGACAATGACTACGACCTTTACGAAGATGGATTAAAAATCTATACCACCATCGACTCCAAGCTTCAGAAATATGCAGAAGAAGCTGTGGCTGAACAAATGAAAACCATCCAGAGAAGATTCTATAGTGTTTGGGGAAATGAAGATCCTTGGGAAGATTCCGAAAAGAAAAAAGTAGACTACCCGGATCGTGCCATGCGCAAGTTACCGATCTATGCCCTCCTGGAAAAAAAATACAGCAATACACCGGATTCGGTGACTGCCTATTTCAATAAAAAGAAAAAGATGAAAATCTTCACCTGGAAAGGTGACCGCGATACCCTCTTCTCTACCATGGATTCTATCCGTTATTATGGAAAAATCATGAATACCGGAATGATGACGATGGACCCTTTCAGTGGTAAAATCAAAGTCTGGGTTGGTGGGATCGACCATAAGTTCTTTAAATACGACCACGTTAACCAGAGCAAAAGACAGGCGGGATCTACCTTTAAGCCTTTCGCCTACCTTGCGGCATTGCAGGATGGCATGAGCCCATGTGATAAATTCACAGACAAGCCGGTTAAGATCAAATATGAGGAAAATGGCAAAACGGAATACTGGGAGCCTAAAAATGCCGACTGGAATTATAGTTATCGCGAAATGTCACTTCGCTGGGCATTGGGTAAATCAGTAAACACCATTACCGCACAGGTTACAGAAGCCGTTGGCGCAGAAAATGTGGTAAAATGGGCACATGAATGTGGAATAGAAAGTCCGCTGAAATCTGTACCATCCGTAAGCTTAGGTCCAAATGATGTTTCCGTATTTGAAATGGTAAGGGCCTATAGTACCTTTCTGAATGAAGGCGTAAGAACAGAACCGATCCTTGTTGAAAAAATCACCGATCAGGACAATAACATCATAGAAGAGTTTAAAGCGAAAACAAAAAGAGTGCTTTCTGAAGAAATTGCATGGCTGATGCTGTACATGCTCAGAGGGGGAATGGAAGAACCGGGAGGAACCTCACAAGCCCTTTGGGAATGGGACCTCTGGAAAAACAACAATCAGATTGGTGGAAAAACAGGAACCTCATCTGACTATGTAGATGCCTGGTATATGGGCGTTACAAAAGACCTCGTTACCGGTGTTTGGGTAGGATGTGATGAACGGACTGCGCATTTCAAAAACGGAGAAACCGGAGAAGGATCAAGAACAGCCTTACCGATCTTTGCCAAGTTTATGGAAAAAGTGTACCATGACCCAAGTACAGGATATACTTATGGTGCCTTCCCTAAATCAAAAGTAAAAATTACCAGAGAGATCAATTGTCCAAGTCCGAGGATTCGGGTAGACACTGCAGTCTCAGATAGCCTTTCAGTAGATTCGACTGCCCTGGCTACCCCTGCAGTAGAAGAACAGCAACAACCGGTACTGAAGGAAGAAGACATCATAAAAACGGAAGAAAAGAAGGTTCCTGAACCAGCTAAACAGCCTGTTGCTGAAGTTCCCTTAACCAGAAAGGAAAAAAGAGAACTGAGAAAGAAACAGCGGGAAGAAGAGAAAGAAAAAGAACGCATCAAAAAAGAGCAGGAAAAGAACAACCAATAA
- a CDS encoding LexA family transcriptional regulator, with protein sequence MSNISSNLKYLRKKKSHTQQQFADAMGIKRSLIGAYEEDRAEPKYDLLKKIAEYFDLTIDEFINENINDNWKPKPKSQGSNLRILSISVDKDDKENIEMVPVKASAGYLNGFSDPEYIKDLPKFQLPLPFLKQGTFRAFEILGDSMLPIQSGSIILAEYLDNWNDVKTGETYIIISKNEGVVYKRAGNRFKENKELKLISDNKVYDPYTIASDEILEIWKAKAFISSTLPDPTPEPSIETLSSMMAQMQKSISQLNKN encoded by the coding sequence ATGTCAAATATTTCCTCCAACCTGAAATACCTAAGAAAGAAAAAAAGCCACACACAGCAGCAATTCGCTGATGCCATGGGTATTAAGAGATCGCTCATCGGAGCGTACGAAGAAGACAGGGCTGAGCCTAAATATGATTTGCTAAAAAAAATAGCAGAATATTTTGACCTCACGATAGATGAGTTTATTAACGAAAATATAAACGATAACTGGAAACCCAAGCCAAAAAGCCAGGGTTCAAACCTTAGAATTCTCAGCATTTCTGTAGATAAGGACGACAAGGAGAACATAGAAATGGTGCCAGTGAAGGCAAGTGCCGGTTATCTGAATGGGTTCTCTGATCCGGAATACATCAAGGACCTGCCTAAGTTTCAGCTCCCGCTCCCTTTCTTAAAACAGGGAACTTTCAGGGCTTTTGAAATTTTAGGAGATTCCATGCTGCCGATCCAGTCGGGAAGTATCATCCTTGCGGAATACCTGGACAACTGGAATGATGTAAAAACCGGAGAAACCTATATCATCATCAGCAAAAACGAAGGCGTAGTTTATAAGAGAGCAGGAAACCGCTTTAAAGAAAACAAAGAATTGAAGCTGATCTCTGACAATAAGGTCTATGATCCTTATACCATTGCTTCAGATGAAATTCTGGAAATATGGAAAGCCAAAGCTTTTATCTCTTCCACGCTTCCTGACCCTACACCGGAGCCTTCTATTGAGACGCTGAGCAGTATGATGGCACAAATGCAGAAATCAATCTCGCAACTCAACAAAAACTAA
- a CDS encoding glycosyltransferase family A protein, with protein sequence MENLSISTFILNNVEKKKIEKNVKRYQELDLIEFSPYDDRFELEGLKNIILKAKENEDDAILIIREVSFATKGFDVKDFFEYIFKVAALDISILLLNGHQLDNITHIQDKLFFIPQIKEFEAFVLLNSVFDAVLAIKDDYPIKSIEEFLNTPILVKALYNTSEFEDNRKEHSETNRCLANKNRERINIIIPFRNVEKYLEDCCRSILNQNHSNFRVFLIDDCSSDNSVQQIPNHPNFIVVKNDVRKFALRNIHEVLIGYDFDDEDIVAIVDGDDALFQKYSLDIINNVYADHENCLVSYGSFVEMNGYKIYKNSYTENEFLNLRTSAWKGSHLKTFKYKVYKEFLTQDADVSSLKNKEGMFYEMTYDMALMFPMFEISGFENTHHVSYPVYSYRLHDSNEHVINRNKQYEVELDIRAKRKLQRWF encoded by the coding sequence ATGGAAAATTTAAGTATCTCAACATTTATACTGAATAATGTTGAAAAGAAGAAAATTGAAAAGAATGTAAAAAGATATCAGGAATTAGATCTAATTGAATTTTCCCCCTATGATGATCGGTTTGAACTTGAGGGACTGAAAAATATCATCCTAAAGGCCAAAGAAAATGAAGATGACGCTATTTTAATCATTAGAGAGGTAAGCTTCGCAACGAAAGGTTTCGATGTAAAGGATTTTTTTGAGTATATATTTAAAGTTGCAGCGCTGGATATTTCTATACTTTTATTGAACGGGCACCAGTTGGATAACATAACGCATATTCAGGACAAATTGTTTTTTATTCCTCAAATAAAAGAATTCGAAGCGTTTGTTTTATTAAATAGTGTTTTTGACGCTGTATTGGCCATCAAAGATGATTATCCGATTAAAAGTATTGAAGAATTTTTGAATACTCCGATCTTGGTGAAGGCACTTTACAATACATCGGAATTCGAGGACAATAGAAAGGAACATTCAGAAACTAATCGTTGTTTGGCTAATAAAAATAGAGAGCGGATTAATATTATAATTCCGTTTCGCAACGTAGAAAAATATCTGGAAGATTGTTGCCGATCTATCTTAAACCAAAACCATTCAAATTTCAGGGTTTTTTTGATAGATGATTGCTCATCTGATAATTCGGTTCAACAGATCCCTAATCATCCAAATTTTATAGTAGTGAAGAATGATGTCCGAAAATTTGCATTACGGAATATTCATGAAGTTCTGATTGGCTATGATTTTGATGATGAAGATATTGTTGCAATTGTAGATGGAGATGATGCCCTTTTTCAGAAATACTCGTTGGATATCATTAATAATGTTTATGCTGACCATGAAAATTGTTTAGTGAGTTATGGAAGTTTCGTGGAAATGAACGGGTATAAAATTTATAAGAACAGCTATACAGAGAATGAGTTTTTGAATCTCAGAACTTCAGCCTGGAAAGGGTCGCATTTAAAGACTTTTAAGTATAAAGTTTATAAAGAGTTTCTGACACAAGATGCTGATGTCAGTTCGCTTAAAAATAAGGAGGGCATGTTTTATGAGATGACATATGATATGGCGTTAATGTTTCCTATGTTCGAAATTTCCGGATTTGAGAATACGCATCATGTTAGTTATCCGGTTTATTCTTATAGGCTTCACGACAGTAATGAGCATGTGATTAACAGAAATAAGCAATATGAGGTTGAACTGGATATAAGAGCAAAAAGAAAACTTCAGAGATGGTTTTAA